A single region of the Labeo rohita strain BAU-BD-2019 chromosome 3, IGBB_LRoh.1.0, whole genome shotgun sequence genome encodes:
- the LOC127161524 gene encoding uncharacterized protein LOC127161524 has translation MADKCHLCLLGLIILSSLLTGTSGVDETHVFISSGENVRLPCNNDLHDCKSITWNYNKHSAAVELIGCGITKNTESHERLSLGSDCSLNIKNITKEDCGLYTCRQYVNDKQQGTDAHVYLHVLHVSSSSSQTEISAGSSVTLYCQLYSYTEVSCDDWIRSEGIQLFWVNQAGVKLTISDSRYQISAPGLCIITLNTTLLNEDDNREWRCEVTHRNQVKTSVTYTVKSSAQDKTTAAVIPVHTTNSQDPSTTNTHKTKADSTTVIPVHITKSTTTVVNSNSSNFNTRPRLATH, from the exons atggctGATAAGTGTCATTTGTGTCTGCTGGGACTGATCATTCTCTCTTCACTTCTCACAG GTACCAGTGGAGTGGATGAGACTCATGTGTTCATCAGTTCTGGTGAAAATGTCCGTCTGCCCTGTAATAATGATCTTCATGACTGCAAATCAATTACATGGAACTATAACAAACATTCAGCAGCAGTTGAACTGATCGGTTGTGGGATTACGAAAAACACAGAGAGTCATGAGAGACTGAGTCTGGGGTCTGACTGCTCTCTGAACATCAAGAACATCACAAAAGAAGATTGTGGACTTTACACCTGCCGACAATATGTGAATGACAAACAACAAGGAACTGATGCACATGTTTATCTGCATGTTCTTCATG tctcttcatcatcctcacagACTGAGATCAGTGCAGGCAGCTCTGTGACTCTCTACTGTCAGTTGTATTCATATACTGAAGTCTCTTGTGATGATTGGATCCGTTCTGAGGGAATTCAGCTGTTCTGGGTGAATCAGGCTGGTGTTAAACTGACAATATCAGACTCCAGATATCAGATATCAGCTCCAGGACTCTGTATCATCACTCTGAATacaacactcctgaatgaagatgacaacagagagtggagatgtgaagttactcacagaaatcaagtcaagacCTCAGTCACATATACTGTCAAGAGTTCAG CTCAAGATAAAACAACGGCAGCAGTGATTCCAGTCCACACCACAAACTCTCAGGATCCCTcgactacaaacacacacaaaactaaaG CTGATTCAACAACAGTGATTCCAGTCCACATCACAAAATCAACTACAACAGTAGTTAACAGTAACAGCAGTAACTTCAACACGAG GCCAAGACTGGCTAcccactga